Proteins found in one Methanospirillum hungatei JF-1 genomic segment:
- a CDS encoding IS1-like element ISMhu11 family transposase (programmed frameshift), whose product MVGKRGPILITCQNPDCTYFQIEDGKNITKNGHNSAGNQQYYCHHCRRFFIETKNTPLYDSRLPRTAVLIIAKHSTEKTSIRGVSRVTGHHRDTISRYYHLIGEHAEKLNDYFIHDISAGDCEMDEIWEFVPKKNKNLLTTDSEELGDCWSYTCFKRDSGLFLAFESGKRNIDTCADMLVRFFNRMELPTPENKISIFTDGNVQYSICLPELYCEPCLDYGQVIKVKEKNKLVYVIREKIMGNPDSKAISTSVIEGYNNKIRQRLSRFGRKTASFSKKLNRFISALNIFQFVHNFIEVKSSHKSPAMLESITDHLWNWSEFLNYHVQF is encoded by the exons ATGGTTGGAAAACGTGGTCCTATATTGATTACGTGTCAAAATCCGGATTGTACTTATTTTCAAATTGAAGATGGAAAGAATATTACTAAAAATGGGCATAATTCTGCAGGCAATCAACAGTACTATTGCCATCACTGTCGACGTTTTTTTATTGAAACTAAAAATACTCCTCTGTATGATTCTCGTTTACCACGAACTGCTGTTCTCATAATTGCGAAACACTCGACTGAAAAAACTTCAATTCGAGGAGTATCTCGAGTTACCGGACACCATCGCGACACTATATCTCGATATTATCACTTAATCGGTGAACATGCTGAAAAACTCAACGATTATTTTATTCATGACATTTCCGCGGGGGATTGTGAGATGGATGAAATTTGGGAGTTTGTTC CAAAAAAAAACAAGAATCTCCTAACAACTGACTCTGAAGAATTAGGTGATTGTTGGTCCTATACTTGTTTTAAAAGGGATTCTGGATTATTTTTAGCATTTGAATCTGGAAAAAGAAATATTGATACTTGTGCAGATATGTTAGTTCGATTTTTTAACCGAATGGAACTTCCAACGCCAGAAAACAAAATATCGATTTTTACTGATGGAAACGTCCAATATAGCATTTGTTTACCTGAATTATATTGTGAGCCATGCTTGGATTATGGTCAGGTGATCAAAGTAAAAGAGAAGAATAAACTTGTTTATGTCATTCGAGAGAAAATTATGGGAAATCCAGATAGTAAAGCAATCTCTACCTCAGTCATTGAGGGCTACAATAATAAAATCAGACAACGATTGAGCCGTTTTGGAAGGAAAACTGCCTCTTTTTCAAAAAAACTCAATAGATTCATTTCAGCGCTAAATATCTTTCAATTTGTGCATAATTTTATCGAAGTAAAAAGTAGTCACAAGTCTCCAGCAATGTTAGAAAGTATTACTGATCATCTTTGGAATTGGAGTGAGTTTTTAAACTACCATGTTCAGTTCTAA
- a CDS encoding PEGA domain-containing protein: protein MAPLRLWILSSLLILALTGVGISEELSNQAEPTGFIPDGYEDDNPPYYPTDYPTNSPTYIPTDIPTEYPTITIEPTPQEQYGWVLINSVPSGAMVTFDGSYQGLSPVTVQVSLTESRFHQIYISMDGYQDWSTSLSELPAPGQTIPVNAILVPMEPTITPTYTPTWTPTETPTWTPTPTPTMIGSDYGWVYIESVPSGAEVTFDGTYQGSAPALVKVYTTGTPSHQILVRMTGYYDWTSSLRENPLPDQTIPITATLVPKAQYGSIRVTSHPTKSIAILDGGNQDLTPCTFSDLMPGLHTIKVIKDGYQPFMSQVRVNAGSQSQIQAQLNQIIQTGTLYVSSTPSGADIQLDGIYYGQTPYTLSASAGSHSLMLRLAGYNTWKSGVTISAGQQNQISASLEPQGPQLGAIQVASMPGSSQIFLNDNYEGKTPDIGYLDIPMLNPGIYAIRISHPQNQDYQGTVAVNAGQVSTVNVALQAAPVPATVNGTLMVQSNPSGAAIFLDNLFKGVTPLNLPSVPPGEHALTLRINGYDDAVRQVSITGGNTTDVVIEMVPTAPLTQEPTQTSEPTQTKSPAPMFALCTGIGLAAVALVLSRRSDR, encoded by the coding sequence ATGGCACCACTCCGGTTATGGATACTCAGCTCCCTGTTAATATTGGCATTGACAGGTGTTGGGATCTCTGAAGAACTCTCCAATCAGGCAGAACCAACCGGGTTTATTCCCGATGGCTATGAAGATGACAATCCCCCGTATTATCCGACTGACTACCCGACCAATTCCCCCACCTATATCCCGACAGATATACCCACAGAATATCCAACTATTACCATTGAACCAACACCACAGGAGCAGTATGGATGGGTTTTAATAAACTCGGTCCCGTCTGGTGCCATGGTCACCTTTGATGGATCATATCAGGGTCTGAGTCCGGTAACGGTGCAGGTCTCACTGACTGAATCCAGGTTCCATCAGATCTACATCTCAATGGACGGATACCAGGACTGGAGCACCTCCCTTTCAGAACTCCCCGCACCAGGCCAGACAATTCCGGTCAATGCAATCCTTGTGCCGATGGAACCGACAATAACCCCTACGTATACCCCGACCTGGACTCCTACCGAGACACCAACATGGACCCCGACGCCAACCCCCACTATGATCGGTTCTGATTATGGATGGGTGTATATTGAGTCAGTGCCCTCCGGTGCTGAAGTAACCTTTGATGGTACCTACCAGGGCTCTGCCCCGGCTCTTGTCAAAGTGTATACGACTGGCACCCCATCACACCAGATCCTCGTCAGAATGACCGGATATTATGACTGGACCTCGTCCCTGAGAGAGAATCCGCTTCCGGATCAGACCATCCCCATTACTGCCACTCTGGTCCCGAAGGCACAGTATGGGAGTATCCGGGTGACGTCACATCCGACGAAGAGTATTGCAATCCTTGATGGAGGAAACCAGGATCTGACACCCTGCACGTTCTCAGACCTGATGCCCGGGCTTCATACAATCAAAGTTATCAAAGACGGATATCAGCCATTCATGTCGCAGGTCCGGGTAAACGCAGGATCACAGTCACAAATCCAGGCTCAGCTGAATCAGATAATCCAGACCGGAACACTCTATGTTTCCAGCACTCCTTCCGGTGCAGACATCCAGCTTGATGGCATATACTACGGACAGACACCATATACCCTCTCTGCATCTGCCGGCAGCCATAGTCTCATGCTCAGGCTGGCGGGATATAACACCTGGAAATCCGGTGTAACAATTTCTGCAGGTCAGCAGAACCAGATTTCAGCCAGCCTTGAACCACAGGGACCGCAGTTAGGGGCAATCCAGGTTGCAAGCATGCCCGGATCCTCACAGATTTTCCTGAATGACAATTATGAAGGGAAGACGCCCGATATCGGATACCTGGATATCCCCATGCTCAATCCGGGTATATATGCAATCAGGATTAGCCATCCCCAGAACCAGGATTACCAGGGAACGGTTGCTGTTAATGCAGGACAGGTGAGTACGGTCAATGTTGCCCTGCAGGCAGCACCTGTTCCGGCAACTGTTAATGGGACCCTGATGGTGCAATCCAATCCTTCAGGGGCAGCAATATTCCTTGATAACCTGTTTAAAGGGGTCACACCACTGAACCTTCCTTCAGTACCCCCTGGTGAGCATGCCCTGACCCTTCGGATAAATGGATATGATGATGCTGTCAGGCAGGTCAGCATAACTGGTGGGAATACCACGGATGTTGTTATTGAGATGGTACCGACTGCACCTTTGACTCAGGAACCGACACAGACCTCTGAGCCGACGCAGACAAAGTCACCCGCACCAATGTTTGCACTCTGTACCGGAATCGGCCTTGCTGCAGTAGCTCTCGTATTGTCCCGACGATCTGATCGGTGA
- a CDS encoding class I SAM-dependent methyltransferase, which translates to MQTKRWCLQVHRSEGEKTRKRLLEEGVLDRLCRIRSDGEYLLIPVIRKIEGAVCQEFTCEQEKKDLPRFEQVGGIAIMQDDDPSGAADILASKKTYHTVLFAESAVEGPFRTKKFKVLAGRDTTATEYIEYGHHFSIDLALAYFSARLSGERQRILSLMNEGERVIDMFAGVGPFAIPLAKKASIVYAGDINPEAVILMVRNIARNRLTNVVPILSDAINLPDIIMHPADRIIMNLPLHSIPFLTAAFRMTRPGGTIHLYALVSREDEYIDTLRTFPAKNVEHRYVRSYSPDRFHVVYDIVRGDG; encoded by the coding sequence ATGCAGACAAAACGCTGGTGCCTTCAGGTGCACCGGTCAGAAGGGGAGAAGACCAGAAAAAGGCTTCTTGAAGAGGGGGTGCTTGATCGTCTGTGTCGGATCAGGTCGGATGGGGAGTATCTGCTCATCCCGGTTATCAGAAAAATTGAGGGCGCGGTTTGTCAGGAATTCACCTGTGAACAGGAGAAAAAAGATCTCCCCCGGTTTGAACAGGTAGGTGGAATTGCCATTATGCAGGATGATGATCCCTCTGGTGCCGCTGATATTCTTGCGTCAAAAAAGACGTATCATACCGTTCTGTTTGCGGAGAGTGCGGTTGAAGGGCCGTTCCGGACAAAAAAGTTCAAAGTGCTTGCCGGAAGAGATACCACAGCGACTGAATACATCGAATATGGTCATCATTTCTCCATTGATCTCGCTCTCGCGTACTTCTCGGCCCGTCTGTCCGGCGAACGCCAGCGTATTCTCTCACTGATGAATGAAGGAGAGCGTGTCATTGACATGTTTGCCGGGGTCGGGCCTTTTGCGATACCCCTTGCAAAAAAAGCCTCCATTGTCTATGCGGGAGATATCAATCCTGAAGCAGTCATTCTCATGGTCAGAAATATTGCACGAAACCGCCTGACCAATGTCGTTCCCATCCTTTCGGATGCCATCAATCTTCCTGACATCATTATGCACCCTGCAGACCGGATTATCATGAACCTGCCCCTCCATTCGATCCCGTTTCTTACAGCAGCGTTCAGGATGACACGGCCGGGTGGTACGATACACCTGTATGCCCTGGTGAGCCGGGAGGATGAATATATTGATACTCTACGGACATTTCCTGCAAAAAACGTCGAACACCGGTATGTCAGATCCTATTCTCCGGACCGGTTTCACGTGGTATATGATATTGTTCGTGGTGATGGATAG
- the hmgA gene encoding hydroxymethylglutaryl-CoA reductase (NADPH), with translation MDEYLRRLRDGTLKLYALEKELAPADAVSIRRKFIEEETGVPLDRIGDCTISLDAVVKKNCENMIGTIQVPLGVAGPVRIKGEYADGTMYLPLATTEGALIASVNRGCSLITAAGGADVRILKDGMTRAPVFAADSIVHAKAVCDWIHAHEGEIRAEAESTTRFGKLTGIEMTTAGTSVFVRLSFVTGDAMGMNMVTIASAKAADLISRETGARLIALSGNWCTDKKPAAVNVVMGRGKTVSAGVLLSQELISKVLKTDAASLLEVNTRKNLVGSARAGSFGFNAHAANIIAAMFIACGQDPAHVVEGSLCITTVDPAHEGVYVSVTLPALPIGTVGGGTSVETQAECLRMLGVSGSGDPPGSHARKLAEIVASGVLAGELSLLGALAAQHLARAHSTLGR, from the coding sequence ATGGATGAGTACCTCCGCAGACTGCGGGATGGAACACTGAAATTATATGCGCTTGAGAAAGAACTTGCCCCCGCTGATGCTGTTTCCATCCGCCGGAAGTTTATCGAAGAAGAGACCGGAGTTCCGCTTGACCGGATTGGTGACTGTACCATCTCTCTTGACGCAGTGGTAAAGAAGAACTGCGAGAATATGATTGGCACGATCCAGGTACCACTCGGGGTTGCAGGACCTGTCAGGATAAAAGGAGAGTATGCAGACGGAACGATGTATCTCCCGCTTGCAACCACAGAAGGGGCACTTATTGCATCAGTGAACCGGGGCTGCAGCCTTATTACAGCAGCAGGAGGAGCCGATGTCAGAATATTAAAGGACGGTATGACCCGTGCCCCCGTTTTTGCTGCTGACAGCATTGTCCATGCAAAGGCCGTGTGTGACTGGATACATGCTCATGAGGGAGAGATCAGGGCGGAGGCCGAGTCCACGACCCGGTTCGGGAAACTGACCGGGATAGAGATGACAACCGCAGGAACATCTGTTTTTGTCAGACTCTCCTTTGTTACCGGCGATGCAATGGGGATGAATATGGTTACCATCGCATCAGCAAAAGCAGCAGATCTTATCAGCCGGGAGACCGGGGCACGCCTTATCGCCCTGTCCGGTAACTGGTGCACAGATAAAAAGCCGGCAGCGGTAAACGTTGTCATGGGGAGGGGCAAGACCGTCAGTGCCGGAGTTTTACTCTCCCAGGAACTGATAAGCAAGGTATTAAAGACCGATGCAGCCTCCCTCCTTGAAGTCAATACCAGAAAGAATCTGGTTGGATCAGCCCGTGCCGGTTCATTCGGGTTCAATGCTCATGCAGCAAATATCATTGCAGCGATGTTTATTGCCTGTGGACAGGATCCTGCCCATGTGGTGGAGGGATCACTCTGTATAACCACCGTGGATCCAGCTCATGAGGGGGTCTATGTTTCGGTCACACTCCCGGCTCTTCCAATTGGGACAGTCGGGGGCGGAACCAGTGTTGAAACCCAGGCAGAGTGCCTCCGGATGCTTGGCGTATCCGGCAGTGGTGACCCGCCCGGCTCACATGCCAGAAAGTTAGCAGAGATCGTTGCATCTGGTGTTCTTGCCGGAGAATTATCCCTCCTTGGAGCACTCGCGGCTCAGCACCTTGCCCGTGCCCACAGTACTCTCGGAAGATAA
- the xseB gene encoding exodeoxyribonuclease VII small subunit, which yields MTKKYEELIGELKEIVRKMEDGNTSLDEMITLYEQGMILVRQCEDRLAEAEVKITELGRES from the coding sequence ATGACAAAAAAGTATGAAGAACTGATAGGCGAGTTAAAAGAGATTGTACGAAAGATGGAAGACGGCAACACGAGTCTTGATGAGATGATTACCCTGTATGAACAGGGGATGATTCTGGTCAGGCAATGTGAGGACCGGCTGGCTGAAGCTGAAGTAAAGATTACAGAACTGGGGCGCGAATCATGA
- the xseA gene encoding exodeoxyribonuclease VII large subunit produces the protein MKIIDQVIMDQATLDNWTKKDGPVTLRVSEVSRMITRLLEDPSLQNIWIIGEITNFKRHSSGHLYFSLSEQIAGKESVVSCAIWKSAARYLDFTPDDGMEVRAYGSISHYEPGGRYSFQITQMRPSGAGERALLIEGWRREMAAKGWFSPDRKRIPPRYPVRIGVVTSSTGAVIHDIRNVISKRFPAEIILSPTMVQGASAHEEIARAIIRVQDMVDVIIVGRGGGSYEDLFAFNHPCVVEAIVTCPVPVIAAIGHEVDITLADLAADVSASTPSHAAEQCVPDRESELDALIHMRKRMFLQLMNRLESAQEDLNGIRDRLSSPRLLREVRMRQEALADLTDRMERGAQGLKDRAQSRLAELRGRLEGRNPLVYLRRELPERKNFLAEIKGRLSCAVQVRLQAERAELTSLSAILKARGPEALFQAGYCMVSSAGTVIRSCTELTPGKMVTIRLRDGTADAAITQVYHDKKV, from the coding sequence ATGAAGATAATCGATCAGGTGATCATGGACCAGGCAACACTCGACAACTGGACGAAAAAGGACGGCCCCGTGACACTCCGGGTTTCAGAAGTCTCCAGAATGATTACCCGGCTCCTGGAGGATCCATCCCTGCAGAATATCTGGATAATCGGGGAGATTACCAATTTTAAGAGACACAGTTCTGGTCATCTCTATTTCTCCCTGTCCGAACAGATTGCCGGAAAGGAGTCTGTGGTTTCATGTGCCATATGGAAAAGTGCCGCACGATACCTGGATTTTACACCCGATGACGGGATGGAGGTCCGTGCCTATGGCTCTATCTCTCATTATGAACCAGGAGGCCGGTACTCCTTTCAGATAACCCAGATGAGGCCGTCAGGTGCCGGAGAGCGGGCACTCCTAATTGAGGGGTGGAGGCGTGAGATGGCCGCGAAAGGATGGTTCAGCCCTGATAGAAAACGCATTCCACCGAGGTATCCGGTCAGGATTGGAGTAGTCACCTCCTCGACTGGTGCGGTGATCCATGACATCAGGAATGTCATCTCGAAGCGGTTTCCTGCTGAAATAATCCTTTCACCAACCATGGTGCAGGGAGCATCTGCTCATGAGGAGATCGCCCGGGCAATCATCAGGGTACAGGATATGGTGGATGTTATCATCGTCGGTCGGGGAGGAGGGAGTTATGAGGATCTCTTCGCATTCAATCACCCCTGTGTGGTCGAAGCCATCGTCACGTGCCCGGTGCCGGTGATTGCCGCAATCGGTCATGAAGTGGATATCACGCTTGCCGACCTTGCCGCTGATGTGAGTGCCTCTACCCCCTCACATGCAGCAGAGCAGTGCGTACCCGACCGGGAGAGTGAGCTCGATGCCCTCATACATATGAGAAAGCGGATGTTTTTACAGCTCATGAACCGGCTGGAATCAGCACAGGAAGACCTGAATGGGATCAGAGATCGCCTCTCCTCCCCACGATTACTTCGTGAAGTAAGGATGCGGCAGGAGGCTCTCGCAGATCTGACCGACCGCATGGAACGGGGAGCTCAGGGATTAAAAGATAGAGCACAATCCAGACTTGCTGAACTTCGTGGCCGCCTTGAGGGGAGAAACCCGCTGGTGTATCTCAGGCGCGAACTTCCGGAACGAAAAAATTTCCTTGCTGAAATAAAGGGGCGGCTTTCCTGTGCAGTTCAGGTCAGACTTCAGGCAGAGCGTGCCGAACTCACATCATTGTCTGCCATTCTCAAAGCACGGGGTCCTGAAGCCCTCTTTCAGGCCGGGTACTGCATGGTCAGTTCAGCAGGGACGGTAATCAGATCCTGTACTGAACTTACCCCTGGTAAGATGGTGACGATACGACTGAGGGATGGAACCGCAGATGCAGCAATAACGCAGGTGTATCATGACAAAAAAGTATGA
- a CDS encoding sugar phosphate isomerase/epimerase family protein yields MDISFSSMFFHDAPLEDIFRSPEQSGADCLEFWLETPDFWLKGLCLDELKRQVKASPTRSPLSVHAPVLDLNPCSINPDVREVSIRWIERSIELAEQIEASVCTIHPGRRTAKRPPSITDYQRLGFMLDRIERIADEVRVKIAIENMEPAVNALLTTPDEIIKVLDERSWLYFTFDYAHAVGSGPQVVSSFLDGGAGKIVNIHISGAGNGQMHGPVSSDENATPFLRELRDNRYDGQITLEINDLVLPSALSYQEKISLLKQEIAVIRKAFKGEVELTGAI; encoded by the coding sequence ATGGATATTTCGTTCTCAAGTATGTTCTTTCATGATGCACCTCTTGAGGATATCTTTCGTTCCCCTGAACAATCAGGGGCAGACTGCCTAGAGTTCTGGCTTGAAACGCCTGACTTCTGGCTGAAAGGTCTCTGTCTTGATGAATTGAAAAGACAGGTAAAAGCCAGTCCGACCAGATCTCCTCTGTCAGTTCATGCACCGGTACTTGACCTGAATCCCTGCTCAATCAACCCGGATGTGCGGGAAGTCTCAATCAGGTGGATTGAACGATCAATCGAACTTGCTGAGCAGATCGAAGCATCTGTCTGCACCATCCATCCTGGTCGGAGAACAGCAAAACGGCCTCCGAGTATCACCGATTATCAACGGCTCGGTTTTATGCTTGACCGGATTGAACGGATTGCAGACGAGGTCAGGGTGAAGATCGCCATAGAGAATATGGAGCCTGCAGTAAATGCCCTGCTGACCACTCCGGATGAGATAATAAAAGTTCTGGATGAGCGATCCTGGCTCTATTTCACCTTTGATTATGCGCATGCGGTTGGGAGCGGACCTCAGGTGGTCTCGTCCTTTCTTGATGGAGGTGCCGGAAAAATAGTAAATATCCATATTTCAGGAGCAGGAAATGGACAGATGCATGGTCCGGTCAGCTCAGATGAAAATGCCACTCCTTTCCTTAGAGAGCTCAGGGATAACAGGTATGACGGGCAGATAACCCTTGAGATCAATGACCTGGTTCTGCCATCGGCATTATCATACCAGGAAAAAATTTCGTTGCTGAAGCAGGAGATAGCAGTGATAAGAAAAGCGTTCAAAGGGGAGGTGGAATTGACAGGGGCGATATGA